The following coding sequences lie in one Mus musculus strain C57BL/6J chromosome 11, GRCm38.p6 C57BL/6J genomic window:
- the Hils1 gene encoding spermatid-specific linker histone H1-like protein, which produces MAQMVAGDQDAGTLWVPSQSESQTESDISTQSLRKPTMSYVILKTLADKRVHNCVSLATLKKAVSITGYNMTHNTWRFKRVLQNLLDKGMIMHVTCCKGASGSLCLCKERALKSNHRAKRCQDRQKSQKPQKPGQRESEPCQLLLSSKKKNDQLFKGVRRVAKGNRHCHY; this is translated from the coding sequence ATGGCTCAAATGGTGGCTGGAGACCAAGATGCCGGCACACTGTGGGTCCCAAGCCAGAGTGAGAGTCAAACTGAGTCCGACATCAGTACCCAAAGCCTGCGGAAGCCCACCATGTCGTATGTGATTCTGAAGACTTTGGCTGACAAGCGGGTACATAATTGTGTGTCCCTTGCTACCTTGAAGAAAGCTGTGTCTATCACAGGGTACAATATGACCCATAACACCTGGCGCTTCAAGCGTGTGCTCCAGAATCTACTCGATAAAGGCATGATCATGCATGTGACCTGCTGCAAGGGTGCCTCCGGCTCCCTCTGCCTGTGCAAGGAGCGGGCCCTCAAGTCCAACCACAGGGCCAAGAGATGCCAGGACAGACAGAAGAGCCAGAAGCCTCAGAAGCCTGGGCAGCGTGAGTCTGAACCATGCCAATTGCTACTAAGCTCCAAAAAGAAGAATGACCAGCTTTTCAAAGGAGTCCGTAGGGTGGCCAAAGGCAACCGCCATTGCCATTATTAA